A single genomic interval of Bradyrhizobium sp. sBnM-33 harbors:
- a CDS encoding lipopolysaccharide biosynthesis protein has product MASIASRKNPTDLLGNSAWNAIAFAVAVALNLLVLPFVVFRLGVAAFGVAGLVTACVAPALAFSNALALSTTRELALRLEPSERHDARRMFATAAMLALAAGGVIAMLLALAGAPLARLGFHLSGSSADDLGLAFVLASAGWFCQCLSAVFLALFTARQDYRRVASISIISTAVATSSMLLLIPRWPQVSTFLGCQALGFATSLVLAFGWSRRVVGEWLARPTIDRGSLGNLVKLGGWQLAAQSGALIAAQADRYLLGALLQPQFVGFYTIAQRLEEAVYIGVLKVGEILFPFFSALQKETDDRKADLLFRSSWILSVLAASALGGLIPVAGPLLHLWTGAEVAAEAQRVLVILSIAGTLGSSSNVFAFYLLAQGRSSSNAVISLLTGVFTVAASAIALPYFGWQAAGWSACIGMIAQMVTVVILLRRHFGLAGMRLRLTHFVLTPIGVGIATALALRYGFRNAQLDQAIGWWYVGSCYLLAAGIIFVVAVAISRAGPYGAACWRDLRVIASRFLSLKAI; this is encoded by the coding sequence ATGGCTAGTATAGCATCAAGAAAAAATCCGACCGATTTGCTGGGTAATTCTGCCTGGAACGCGATCGCCTTTGCGGTCGCCGTGGCGCTCAACCTCCTTGTCCTGCCGTTCGTGGTGTTTCGCCTCGGTGTCGCTGCGTTCGGCGTCGCTGGGCTCGTTACGGCATGCGTTGCGCCCGCGCTGGCATTCAGCAACGCTCTTGCATTATCGACGACCCGGGAACTGGCCCTGCGGCTGGAGCCGTCGGAGCGCCACGATGCGCGACGAATGTTCGCCACGGCGGCAATGCTGGCATTGGCAGCCGGCGGCGTGATCGCGATGCTGCTTGCTTTGGCCGGGGCACCGCTTGCGCGGCTTGGATTTCACCTGAGCGGGTCGTCCGCGGATGATCTGGGACTCGCATTTGTTCTGGCCAGTGCCGGATGGTTTTGCCAGTGCCTGTCCGCTGTCTTCCTGGCCTTGTTCACGGCGCGCCAGGACTATCGAAGGGTTGCTTCGATCAGCATCATCAGTACCGCGGTCGCAACAAGCTCCATGCTGTTGTTGATTCCGCGCTGGCCTCAAGTCTCGACGTTTCTCGGCTGTCAGGCGTTGGGTTTTGCAACGAGCCTTGTTCTGGCCTTTGGATGGTCCCGACGTGTCGTAGGCGAGTGGCTCGCGCGTCCGACGATCGATCGCGGGTCGCTCGGCAACCTCGTCAAGCTGGGTGGCTGGCAACTGGCCGCACAGAGTGGCGCGCTCATTGCCGCACAGGCGGATCGTTACTTGCTCGGAGCTTTGCTGCAGCCGCAATTCGTCGGCTTTTATACGATTGCGCAGCGGCTGGAGGAGGCGGTGTATATCGGCGTCCTGAAGGTCGGCGAAATTCTCTTCCCGTTCTTCAGCGCTCTACAGAAGGAGACTGACGATCGCAAGGCCGATCTCCTGTTCCGCTCGTCCTGGATACTCAGTGTGCTCGCCGCGAGTGCGCTTGGCGGCCTTATTCCCGTCGCCGGCCCGTTGCTTCATCTGTGGACCGGCGCCGAAGTGGCTGCCGAGGCCCAGCGTGTGCTGGTGATACTGTCGATCGCCGGCACCCTTGGGTCTAGTTCGAATGTCTTTGCTTTCTATCTTCTGGCGCAAGGGCGATCGAGTTCGAATGCCGTGATCTCATTGCTCACGGGCGTGTTCACGGTAGCGGCCAGTGCGATCGCTTTGCCGTATTTCGGATGGCAGGCGGCGGGCTGGAGCGCCTGCATTGGCATGATCGCTCAAATGGTCACCGTCGTGATCTTGCTGCGCCGGCATTTCGGCCTCGCCGGTATGCGGTTGCGTCTGACCCACTTCGTGTTGACGCCGATTGGCGTCGGCATCGCAACCGCGCTGGCGTTGCGATATGGCTTCCGTAATGCGCAACTCGACCAGGCAATTGGCTGGTGGTACGTGGGGAGCTGTTATCTTCTGGCGGCTGGTATCATCTTCGTCGTCGCGGTCGCTATCTCACGGGCCGGTCCCTACGGCGCGGCCTGCTGGCGGGATCTCCGCGTCATCGCCAGCCGCTTCCTGTCCCTCAAGGCGATCTGA
- the asnB gene encoding asparagine synthase (glutamine-hydrolyzing): MCGIAGIVNLRGDAVEPAEISRLTNLLAHRGPFGEGCWYSANRNLAFGHRRLAIIDPGEGGFQPMVSGDGRHVIVFNGEIYNFLELRRELEAQGAIFRSQSDTEVILAAWQAWREGMLTRFNGMWALAIFDTKTEELFLARDRFGIKPLLYALTSERFVFASEQRALVRSGLINVSLDIEVARRLMLDAFGVEGSERTLCQEVRRLQGGHCMWLRQGKLEVRRWWRTVDHLPVVPSTEAERVERFRELFQDAVALRMRSDVPIGTCLSGGFDSSAVISTMAAHEKAGMGPRDSTSWRHAFVATFPGASNDERPMAEEAAAWAEVVPTFLEIGRADALTELDQILDDNDDVYIGLPSAAWLIYRELRRHNVTVSLDGHGADELMGAYLQEGRSGAFWMRNLLAGFASSSAPARRGTDLLRALMIRRQGNYFLRGGLRDVPAELPLVGEDDVLPRDWGALNRRLYRMFHCTVLPTILRNFDRLSMAHGIEVRMPFMDWRLVTYAMALPESSKSSNGYTKVIARKAMVNLMPESIRMRRRKVGFNSPMPEWLNGPLAGWTAGLLGQKVPAFAELVDEERLRQTVGHLSSSKQWDWESVGRIWPYLNMKWMLARS; the protein is encoded by the coding sequence ATGTGCGGAATTGCCGGCATCGTGAACCTCCGCGGCGACGCGGTCGAACCGGCGGAAATCTCGCGACTGACGAATCTCCTCGCGCATCGCGGACCCTTTGGAGAGGGCTGCTGGTACAGCGCGAACCGCAATTTGGCGTTCGGCCACCGCAGGCTCGCCATTATCGATCCTGGCGAGGGAGGCTTTCAGCCGATGGTCTCCGGCGACGGCCGTCATGTGATCGTGTTCAACGGCGAGATCTACAATTTCCTTGAGCTTCGGCGCGAGCTCGAGGCGCAGGGGGCAATCTTCCGCAGCCAGTCGGACACGGAGGTCATTCTGGCCGCATGGCAAGCGTGGCGGGAAGGCATGCTGACGCGCTTCAACGGAATGTGGGCGCTGGCGATCTTCGACACCAAAACCGAAGAACTGTTTCTGGCGCGCGACCGCTTCGGCATCAAGCCGCTGTTGTATGCGCTGACATCGGAACGCTTTGTCTTTGCATCCGAGCAGCGCGCATTGGTGCGAAGCGGCCTGATCAACGTGTCGCTTGATATCGAAGTGGCGCGACGGCTTATGCTTGATGCCTTCGGAGTCGAAGGAAGCGAGCGGACCCTTTGCCAGGAGGTGCGCCGCCTTCAGGGCGGACATTGCATGTGGCTGCGCCAGGGCAAATTGGAGGTCCGGCGTTGGTGGCGGACGGTGGATCACCTGCCGGTGGTCCCGAGCACCGAAGCCGAACGGGTGGAACGCTTTCGCGAACTGTTCCAGGACGCGGTCGCGCTTCGGATGCGCAGCGACGTGCCGATCGGGACCTGTCTGTCGGGAGGGTTCGATTCGTCGGCTGTGATCAGCACCATGGCCGCGCACGAAAAGGCCGGCATGGGTCCGCGGGACAGCACCTCGTGGCGCCACGCTTTTGTGGCGACGTTTCCCGGCGCCTCGAATGACGAGCGGCCGATGGCGGAGGAGGCGGCGGCGTGGGCGGAGGTCGTGCCGACCTTCCTTGAGATTGGGCGGGCCGACGCACTAACCGAACTCGACCAGATCCTCGACGACAATGATGACGTCTATATCGGACTTCCAAGCGCGGCCTGGTTGATCTATCGAGAACTCAGACGTCACAACGTGACAGTGTCGCTGGACGGCCATGGCGCGGACGAATTGATGGGGGCCTATCTTCAGGAGGGGCGCTCGGGGGCGTTCTGGATGCGAAACCTGCTCGCTGGATTTGCTTCCAGTTCGGCACCGGCGCGGCGAGGCACCGATCTGTTGCGGGCGCTGATGATCCGGCGCCAGGGAAACTATTTCCTGCGTGGTGGTCTGCGCGACGTGCCGGCGGAGCTCCCGCTGGTCGGAGAAGACGACGTGCTGCCGCGCGACTGGGGTGCATTGAACCGACGGCTCTACCGGATGTTTCACTGCACCGTGCTGCCGACCATCCTGCGAAACTTCGACCGCCTGTCAATGGCTCACGGCATTGAGGTCCGCATGCCGTTCATGGACTGGCGTCTGGTCACCTATGCGATGGCATTGCCGGAATCCAGCAAGTCATCGAATGGCTATACCAAGGTCATTGCACGAAAGGCGATGGTTAACCTGATGCCGGAATCCATCCGAATGAGACGCCGAAAGGTCGGATTCAATTCGCCGATGCCTGAATGGTTGAACGGACCTCTGGCCGGCTGGACCGCAGGTTTGCTCGGCCAGAAGGTGCCGGCGTTTGCCGAGCTGGTGGATGAGGAACGCTTGCGCCAGACCGTTGGCCATCTGAGCTCCTCGAAACAGTGGGATTGGGAATCGGTCGG